Proteins encoded in a region of the Sterolibacterium denitrificans genome:
- the tpiA gene encoding triose-phosphate isomerase, translated as MPTARTKLVAGNWKMHGNLAANQALLQDILSGLDACRTEVAVCVPFPYLAQAQMLLTGTQVAWGAQTVSEHAQGAYTGETAAAMLADFGCRYVLVGHSERRALYGESDAAVAAKFAAALQAGLTPVLCVGETLAEREAGATGAVVIRQLEAVIASSGVQALARAVVAYEPVWAIGTGKTATPQQAQDVHALIRGRVAADDAKVAEELQMLYGGSVKPGNAAELFAMPDIDGGLIGGAALVAVDFLAICAAA; from the coding sequence CGGCAACTGGAAAATGCATGGCAACCTGGCGGCCAATCAGGCTTTGCTGCAGGACATCCTGTCCGGGCTCGATGCCTGCCGGACCGAAGTGGCGGTATGCGTGCCGTTTCCCTATCTGGCGCAGGCGCAGATGCTGCTGACGGGAACGCAAGTCGCCTGGGGTGCGCAGACGGTTTCCGAACATGCGCAGGGCGCCTATACCGGAGAGACTGCCGCTGCCATGCTGGCGGATTTCGGCTGCCGTTATGTCCTGGTCGGGCATTCCGAGCGCCGTGCGCTGTATGGCGAGAGCGATGCAGCGGTGGCGGCGAAGTTTGCGGCGGCGCTGCAGGCCGGTCTGACGCCTGTCCTCTGCGTGGGTGAAACGCTGGCCGAACGCGAGGCCGGCGCCACCGGGGCCGTAGTCATTCGGCAGCTCGAAGCGGTGATTGCCTCTTCGGGGGTTCAGGCGCTGGCCCGTGCGGTTGTCGCCTACGAGCCGGTCTGGGCGATCGGCACCGGCAAGACCGCGACACCTCAGCAGGCGCAGGATGTGCATGCGCTGATTCGCGGCAGGGTTGCTGCCGACGACGCGAAGGTGGCAGAGGAATTGCAGATGCTCTATGGTGGCAGTGTCAAACCGGGCAATGCCGCAGAACTGTTTGCCATGCCCGACATCGATGGCGGCCTGATTGGTGGCGCTGCGCTGGTGGCAGTGGATTTTCTGGCGATTTGCGCCGCAGCCTGA
- the secG gene encoding preprotein translocase subunit SecG: protein MQNYLYSSVLTVHLLVGLAIIGLVLMQHGKGADMGAAFGSGASGSLFGASGSANFLSRTTAILAVVFFLTSLGLSYMATSRTKPAGSVLDATHTQTQSQTLPGDSGVPPAVPSGTAESKAGDVPK, encoded by the coding sequence ATGCAAAATTATCTTTATTCATCGGTGTTGACGGTGCATCTGCTGGTCGGCCTGGCAATCATCGGCCTGGTGCTGATGCAGCACGGCAAGGGAGCCGACATGGGCGCCGCATTTGGCAGCGGGGCTTCGGGCAGTTTGTTCGGCGCTTCCGGCTCGGCCAATTTTCTGTCACGCACCACCGCGATTCTGGCGGTGGTGTTCTTTCTGACCAGTCTGGGCCTGAGCTACATGGCAACCAGTCGCACCAAACCGGCCGGCAGTGTGCTCGATGCCACGCATACCCAGACGCAATCCCAGACATTGCCGGGCGATTCCGGCGTGCCTCCGGCCGTGCCGTCCGGTACGGCCGAATCAAAAGCAGGGGATGTGCCGAAGTAA
- the ndhC gene encoding NADH-quinone oxidoreductase subunit A: MLENYLPVFVFVLLGLAMGVLPVLLGWLLGPRRPYAEKLSPYECGFEAFEDARIKFDVRYYLVAIIFIIFDLEIAFLFPWASIFKEIVATDSIKLFGFLEMLVFLGILLIGYIYAWAKGALEWE, encoded by the coding sequence ATGCTAGAAAATTACCTTCCTGTTTTTGTGTTCGTCCTCCTTGGTCTGGCAATGGGCGTGCTCCCGGTTCTGCTGGGCTGGCTCCTCGGTCCGCGCCGTCCCTACGCGGAAAAACTTTCTCCTTACGAATGCGGTTTCGAGGCCTTCGAGGATGCGCGCATCAAGTTCGACGTGCGCTACTACCTGGTCGCCATCATCTTCATCATTTTCGATCTGGAAATCGCCTTTCTGTTTCCCTGGGCATCGATCTTCAAGGAGATCGTGGCGACGGATTCGATCAAGCTGTTCGGTTTTCTCGAGATGCTGGTGTTTCTCGGCATTCTCCTGATCGGTTATATCTATGCCTGGGCCAAGGGCGCCCTGGAATGGGAATAA
- a CDS encoding NuoB/complex I 20 kDa subunit family protein — MSSLEGVLQEGFVTTTLDKLINWSRTGSMWPMTFGLACCAIEMMHAAASRYDMDRFGVMFRPSPRQSDVMIVAGTLCNKMAPALRKVYDQMSEPRWVISMGSCANGGGYYHYSYSVVRGCDRIVPVDVYVPGCPPTAEALLYGILQLQNKIRRTETIARS; from the coding sequence ATGAGCAGTCTGGAAGGCGTCCTGCAGGAAGGTTTCGTTACCACCACCCTCGACAAGCTGATCAACTGGTCGCGTACCGGCTCGATGTGGCCGATGACTTTCGGCCTGGCCTGCTGCGCCATCGAGATGATGCATGCGGCGGCCTCGCGCTATGACATGGATCGCTTCGGCGTGATGTTCCGTCCCAGCCCGCGCCAGTCCGACGTGATGATCGTCGCCGGCACGCTGTGCAACAAGATGGCGCCGGCGCTGCGCAAGGTGTATGACCAGATGTCCGAGCCGCGCTGGGTGATTTCCATGGGTTCCTGCGCCAACGGCGGTGGCTATTACCACTACTCCTATTCCGTGGTGCGCGGCTGTGATCGCATCGTGCCGGTGGATGTCTATGTGCCGGGCTGTCCGCCGACGGCCGAGGCGCTGCTCTACGGCATCCTGCAACTGCAGAACAAGATCCGCCGCACCGAGACCATTGCCCGTAGCTGA
- a CDS encoding NADH-quinone oxidoreductase subunit C has product MSAKLEKLKQSLQNALGSRIAELLDVCDGLTLVVRADDYLAVARTLRDDPNLSFEQLIDLCGVDYSAYGEGTSAAWRGRRYAVVNHLMSIRHNWRLRLRVFAEDDDYPRVESLINVWNCANWFEREAFDLYGILFNGHPDLRRILTDYGFIGHPFRKDFPVSGYVEMIYDTEQQRVVYQPVTIERREVTPRIIREEAYGDDPLG; this is encoded by the coding sequence ATGAGTGCCAAGCTGGAGAAGCTGAAACAGAGTCTGCAAAACGCGCTGGGCAGCCGCATCGCCGAGTTGCTCGATGTTTGCGATGGCCTGACGCTGGTGGTGAGGGCGGATGATTACCTGGCGGTCGCGCGCACCCTGCGCGATGATCCGAACCTGTCCTTCGAGCAGTTGATCGACCTGTGCGGCGTCGATTATTCGGCCTACGGCGAGGGCACGTCGGCGGCCTGGCGGGGCCGGCGCTATGCCGTGGTCAATCATCTGATGTCGATCAGGCACAACTGGCGTCTGCGTCTGCGGGTGTTTGCCGAAGATGACGATTATCCGCGCGTCGAATCGCTGATCAATGTCTGGAACTGCGCCAACTGGTTCGAGCGCGAGGCTTTCGATCTCTACGGCATACTTTTCAATGGCCACCCGGACCTGCGCCGCATCCTTACCGATTACGGTTTCATCGGCCATCCCTTCCGCAAGGACTTCCCCGTTTCCGGTTATGTCGAAATGATCTACGACACCGAGCAGCAGCGGGTGGTGTACCAGCCGGTGACCATCGAGCGGCGCGAAGTCACGCCGCGCATCATCCGTGAAGAAGCCTATGGCGATGACCCGTTGGGCTGA
- a CDS encoding NADH-quinone oxidoreductase subunit D: MSDIRNYTLNFGPQHPSAHGVLRLVLELDGEVIVRADPHIGLLHRATEKLAEQKTWVQALPYMDRLDYTPVLINEHPYVLAVEKLLGIEVPLRAQYIRVLFDEITRIHNHLLSIGTHALDVGAMGMVLYTFREREDIFDMMEAATGARMHGAYYRPGGVYRDLPEVMPRYEANRFKNAAEIQRLNEARSGSLLDFIEDFCNRFPHYVDEYETLLTDNRIWKQRLVGIGVVSPERAIQLGFSGPMLRGSGIEWDLRRKQPYEVYDRLAFDIPVGKEGDSYDRYLVRIEEMRQSTRIVKQCVEWLRANPGPVITDDYKVAPPPREKMKSGMEELIHHFKLFSEGIHVPAGEVYAGIEHAKGEFGVYLISDGANKPYRMKLRPAGFVHLAAMDELAKGHMIADAVTIIGTMDIVFGEVDR, from the coding sequence ATGAGCGACATTCGTAATTACACCCTCAACTTCGGTCCGCAGCACCCGTCCGCGCACGGCGTGCTGCGCCTGGTGCTGGAGCTCGACGGCGAGGTGATCGTGCGCGCCGATCCGCACATCGGCCTGTTGCATCGCGCCACCGAGAAACTGGCCGAGCAGAAGACCTGGGTGCAGGCGCTGCCCTATATGGATCGCCTCGACTACACGCCGGTGCTGATCAACGAGCACCCCTACGTGCTGGCGGTGGAGAAACTGCTGGGAATCGAGGTGCCGCTGCGCGCCCAGTACATCCGCGTGCTGTTCGACGAGATCACCCGCATCCACAACCACCTGTTGAGCATCGGTACCCACGCGCTGGACGTCGGCGCCATGGGCATGGTGCTGTACACCTTCCGCGAGCGCGAAGACATCTTCGACATGATGGAAGCGGCCACCGGCGCGCGCATGCATGGCGCTTATTACCGTCCGGGCGGCGTGTATCGCGATCTACCCGAGGTCATGCCGCGTTATGAAGCCAACCGCTTCAAGAACGCTGCCGAAATCCAGCGCCTGAACGAGGCGCGCAGCGGCTCACTGCTCGATTTCATCGAGGACTTCTGCAACCGCTTCCCGCATTACGTCGACGAGTATGAAACGCTGCTCACCGACAACCGCATCTGGAAGCAGCGCCTGGTCGGCATCGGCGTGGTCTCGCCCGAGCGTGCCATCCAGTTGGGCTTTTCCGGGCCGATGCTGCGCGGCTCGGGCATCGAATGGGATCTGCGTCGCAAGCAGCCCTACGAAGTCTATGACCGGCTGGCGTTCGACATTCCGGTCGGCAAGGAGGGCGACAGCTACGACCGCTACCTGGTGCGCATCGAAGAAATGCGCCAATCGACGCGCATCGTCAAGCAGTGCGTCGAGTGGTTGCGCGCCAATCCGGGGCCGGTGATCACCGACGATTACAAGGTCGCGCCGCCGCCGCGCGAGAAAATGAAGTCGGGGATGGAAGAGCTGATCCATCACTTCAAGCTGTTCAGCGAAGGCATCCATGTGCCGGCGGGGGAAGTGTATGCCGGCATCGAGCATGCCAAGGGCGAGTTCGGCGTGTACCTGATTTCCGACGGGGCGAACAAGCCCTATCGCATGAAGCTGCGGCCGGCCGGTTTCGTGCACCTGGCGGCAATGGACGAACTGGCCAAGGGTCACATGATCGCCGATGCCGTGACCATCATCGGTACGATGGATATCGTGTTTGGTGAAGTGGATAGATAG
- the nuoE gene encoding NADH-quinone oxidoreductase subunit NuoE: MLSEDAIKKIDREIGKYPEGQRQSAVMAALAIVQEERGWLSQETLTEVAEYLQMAPISVYEVAAFYNMFELHPVGRHKLTVCTNLPCALSGGVHAADYLKQKLGIEFGETTTDGLFTLKEGECMGACGDAPVLLHNNHRMCSYMDEAAIDNLLAELRKS; the protein is encoded by the coding sequence ATGCTCAGCGAAGACGCAATCAAGAAAATCGATCGCGAGATCGGCAAGTATCCGGAAGGCCAGCGGCAATCCGCCGTGATGGCGGCGCTGGCCATCGTCCAGGAAGAGCGCGGCTGGCTGTCGCAGGAAACTCTGACCGAAGTGGCCGAATACCTGCAGATGGCGCCCATCAGCGTGTATGAAGTGGCGGCTTTCTACAACATGTTCGAGCTGCATCCGGTCGGCAGGCACAAGCTGACGGTCTGCACCAACCTGCCTTGCGCGCTGTCCGGTGGCGTGCACGCGGCGGATTACCTGAAGCAGAAACTGGGGATCGAATTCGGCGAAACCACCACCGACGGCTTGTTCACCCTCAAGGAAGGCGAATGCATGGGGGCTTGCGGTGATGCGCCGGTGCTGCTGCACAACAATCATCGGATGTGCAGTTACATGGACGAAGCGGCCATCGACAACCTGCTGGCCGAGTTGAGGAAGTCATGA
- the nuoF gene encoding NADH-quinone oxidoreductase subunit NuoF — protein sequence MSFESILLAGIDPKSGDATWRLEDYVKRGGYAALKKIIAEKISPDAIIDELKKSSLRGRGGAGFPTGLKWSFMPKGYTGEKYLCCNSDEGEPGTFKDRDLLRYNPHAVIEGMVIGGYAMGAARGYNYIHGEIFALYRRFEEALAEARAAGLLGKNILGSDFSFELFAHHGYGAYICGEETALLESIEGKKGMPRFKPPFPANVGLYGKPTTINNTETFASVPWIIINGGEKFLELGKPNNGGSKLFSVSGHVNKPGVYEIPLGTPFPELLDMCGGVRHGRKLKMVIPGGSSAPVLPAEIMMDCTMDYDSIAKAGSMLGSGAVIVMDETVCAVKALQRLSYFYYEESCGQCTPCREGTGWMWRVVDRIESGTGRREDLDLLMNVTENIMGRTICALGDAAAMPVRAFIKHFQSEFEYHIEHKKCLVAPEVQREGSKIYVRPSC from the coding sequence ATGAGTTTCGAGTCCATCCTCCTGGCCGGCATCGATCCCAAGAGCGGGGATGCAACCTGGCGTCTCGAAGATTACGTCAAGCGCGGCGGCTATGCGGCGCTGAAGAAGATCATCGCCGAGAAAATTTCGCCGGATGCGATCATCGACGAACTGAAGAAATCCTCCCTGCGTGGCCGGGGCGGCGCCGGTTTCCCGACCGGCCTCAAGTGGAGCTTCATGCCCAAGGGCTATACCGGCGAAAAATATCTGTGCTGCAACTCCGATGAAGGCGAGCCGGGAACCTTCAAGGATCGCGACCTGTTGCGCTACAACCCGCATGCGGTGATCGAGGGCATGGTCATCGGCGGCTATGCGATGGGTGCTGCGCGCGGCTACAACTACATCCATGGCGAGATCTTCGCGCTTTACCGGCGTTTCGAGGAGGCGCTGGCCGAAGCGCGCGCCGCGGGCCTGCTGGGCAAGAACATCCTCGGTTCGGATTTCAGCTTCGAGCTGTTTGCCCACCACGGCTATGGCGCCTATATCTGCGGCGAGGAAACCGCCCTGCTCGAATCCATCGAAGGCAAGAAAGGCATGCCGCGCTTCAAGCCGCCTTTCCCGGCCAACGTCGGCCTGTACGGCAAGCCGACGACGATCAACAACACCGAAACCTTTGCTTCCGTTCCCTGGATCATCATCAACGGCGGCGAGAAGTTTCTCGAACTGGGCAAGCCCAACAATGGCGGCAGCAAGCTGTTTTCGGTTTCCGGCCATGTGAACAAGCCCGGCGTGTATGAGATTCCGCTCGGCACGCCGTTCCCGGAACTGCTGGACATGTGCGGCGGCGTGCGTCATGGGCGCAAATTGAAGATGGTGATTCCGGGCGGCTCCTCGGCGCCGGTCTTGCCCGCCGAGATCATGATGGATTGCACCATGGACTATGACTCCATCGCCAAGGCCGGCTCCATGCTCGGTTCGGGCGCGGTCATCGTCATGGATGAGACGGTCTGTGCCGTCAAGGCCCTGCAGCGATTGTCCTATTTCTACTACGAGGAATCCTGCGGCCAATGCACGCCCTGTCGCGAAGGCACGGGCTGGATGTGGCGCGTGGTCGATCGCATCGAAAGCGGCACCGGGCGTCGGGAAGACCTGGATCTGCTGATGAACGTCACCGAGAACATCATGGGCCGCACCATCTGCGCTCTCGGCGATGCCGCCGCCATGCCGGTGCGTGCCTTCATCAAGCATTTCCAGAGCGAATTCGAATATCACATTGAACACAAGAAATGCCTGGTGGCGCCGGAAGTCCAGCGCGAAGGCAGCAAGATCTACGTGAGGCCGTCATGCTAG
- the nuoG gene encoding NADH-quinone oxidoreductase subunit NuoG — protein sequence MLDIEIDGEALQVAEGSTVIEAAHQLGVYIPHFCYHKKLSIAASCRMCLVEVEKAPKPLPACATPVTNGMKVFTHSPLAVKAQKGVMEFLLINHPLDCPVCDQGGECQLQDLSVGYGYDNSRFIEAKRVVVNKDLGSLIRTDMTRCIHCTRCVRFLEEIGGQIELGQANRGDRSEIMPFIEGSIKSELSGNIIDLCPVGALTSKPFRFSARTWELARRKSVSPHDGLGSNLAVQTKHDKVMRVLPLENEDINECWLSDKDRFSYEALNSAERLTKPMLKHGGEWHEVDWARALDYVAHALNDIARNQPAGSIATLASPHATLEELYLAQKLTRGLAGVIDSRLRTSDFGLDGQRQGIPWLGMKISEISQLDRVLVIGSFLRKDHPLIAQRLRRRARQGAQVSLLHVTADDPLIRLHASAFAAPRELPALLAQVVKSAAEQKGVSVAAELAAVQVGEDARRIAASLLSAANGAVFLGNYAEQHAQAAVLQALAQQLAEITGVRLGYLGAAANSVGAYVAGAVAQGADDNAARLLATPRKAYLLLQTEPELDCVNPRAAVAALKQAATVVALTAFKSASLMEHADVLLPVAPFTETSGSFVNGEGRLQSFNAVVKAQGEARPAWKVLRVLGNLTGQDGFDYASSEDVRNELLPEAPAFVAGLNNQARAVCSAADLQSSGKGLQRIAEVPSYFADALVRRAPSLQKTPDAAPPAARMSAATLQQLNLTAGQNVRVRQDGGEVQLPAQIDDSLPDGCLRVAAAHASTAALGAATAEITVERA from the coding sequence ATGCTAGACATCGAAATCGACGGCGAGGCGCTGCAGGTTGCCGAAGGCAGCACCGTCATCGAAGCCGCGCATCAGCTCGGCGTCTATATTCCGCACTTCTGCTATCACAAGAAACTGTCGATCGCCGCCAGTTGCCGCATGTGCCTGGTCGAAGTCGAGAAGGCGCCCAAGCCGCTGCCGGCCTGCGCCACGCCGGTGACCAATGGCATGAAGGTGTTCACCCACTCGCCGCTGGCCGTCAAGGCGCAGAAGGGGGTGATGGAATTCCTGCTGATCAACCATCCCCTCGATTGCCCGGTCTGCGACCAGGGCGGCGAATGCCAGTTGCAGGATCTCTCGGTCGGCTATGGCTACGACAATTCCCGCTTCATCGAAGCCAAGCGAGTGGTGGTGAACAAGGATCTCGGTTCGCTGATCCGCACCGACATGACGCGCTGCATCCACTGCACCCGCTGCGTGCGTTTCCTCGAGGAAATCGGCGGCCAGATCGAGCTCGGCCAGGCCAATCGCGGCGACCGTTCGGAGATCATGCCCTTCATCGAAGGTTCGATCAAATCCGAACTCTCCGGCAACATCATCGACCTGTGCCCGGTCGGTGCGCTGACCTCCAAGCCGTTCCGTTTCTCCGCCCGCACCTGGGAACTGGCGCGGCGCAAGTCGGTCAGTCCGCACGACGGCCTGGGCAGCAATCTGGCGGTGCAGACCAAGCACGACAAAGTGATGCGCGTGTTGCCGCTGGAAAACGAAGACATCAACGAATGCTGGCTGTCGGACAAGGACCGCTTCTCTTACGAAGCCTTGAATTCCGCGGAGCGCCTGACCAAACCCATGCTCAAGCATGGCGGCGAATGGCATGAAGTGGATTGGGCGCGGGCGCTCGATTATGTCGCCCATGCGCTGAACGACATCGCGCGCAACCAGCCGGCGGGTAGCATCGCCACCCTGGCCAGCCCGCATGCCACGCTGGAAGAACTGTATCTGGCGCAGAAACTCACGCGCGGTCTGGCTGGCGTCATCGACTCGCGCCTGCGCACCAGCGACTTCGGCCTGGATGGCCAGCGTCAGGGCATTCCCTGGCTGGGCATGAAGATTTCCGAAATCAGCCAGCTCGATCGCGTGCTGGTGATCGGCAGCTTCCTGCGCAAGGATCATCCGCTGATCGCCCAGCGCTTGCGTCGCCGCGCCAGGCAGGGTGCCCAGGTTTCCCTGCTGCACGTCACGGCCGATGATCCGCTCATCCGGCTGCATGCCAGCGCCTTTGCCGCGCCGCGTGAGTTGCCGGCGCTGCTGGCTCAGGTCGTCAAGTCGGCCGCCGAACAGAAAGGCGTGTCCGTGGCTGCCGAACTGGCGGCCGTGCAGGTCGGCGAGGATGCGCGGCGGATTGCCGCCAGTCTGCTTTCCGCAGCCAATGGCGCGGTCTTCCTCGGCAACTATGCCGAGCAGCACGCCCAGGCGGCGGTACTGCAGGCGCTGGCGCAGCAATTGGCCGAAATCACCGGCGTGCGCCTGGGTTATCTGGGGGCTGCCGCGAACAGCGTCGGTGCCTATGTCGCCGGCGCCGTGGCCCAAGGCGCGGACGACAATGCCGCGCGATTGCTGGCCACGCCGCGCAAGGCCTATCTGCTGCTGCAGACGGAACCGGAACTCGATTGCGTCAACCCGCGTGCCGCCGTGGCCGCACTGAAGCAGGCCGCAACCGTGGTGGCATTGACCGCCTTCAAGTCGGCCAGCCTCATGGAACATGCCGACGTGTTGCTGCCGGTTGCGCCGTTTACCGAGACTTCGGGCAGTTTCGTGAATGGCGAAGGCCGGCTGCAGAGCTTCAATGCCGTGGTCAAGGCCCAGGGTGAAGCGCGCCCGGCCTGGAAAGTGCTGCGCGTGCTGGGCAACCTCACCGGGCAGGACGGTTTCGATTACGCCAGCAGCGAAGACGTGCGCAACGAATTGCTGCCGGAGGCGCCGGCATTCGTCGCTGGCCTGAACAACCAGGCGCGTGCCGTCTGCAGCGCGGCCGACCTCCAGTCCTCAGGCAAGGGTCTGCAGCGCATTGCCGAAGTGCCGAGCTATTTTGCCGACGCCCTGGTGCGTCGCGCGCCCAGTCTGCAGAAGACGCCGGATGCCGCCCCGCCTGCGGCGCGCATGAGCGCGGCAACCCTGCAGCAGTTGAACCTGACCGCCGGGCAGAACGTGCGCGTGCGCCAGGACGGCGGCGAAGTGCAACTGCCGGCGCAGATCGACGACAGCCTGCCCGATGGCTGCCTGCGCGTGGCGGCAGCCCATGCCAGCACGGCGGCGCTGGGTGCGGCCACCGCTGAAATTACTGTGGAACGTGCATGA
- the nuoH gene encoding NADH-quinone oxidoreductase subunit NuoH — MMELLKPVQDVLGPWWPLVWTLVKIVGVLLPLLLCVAYMTYAERKVLAYMHVRIGPNRIGPVGLLQPFADALKMIFKEVIIPGKSNKALFITGPVLAFAPALAIWAAVPFSDGYVLANIDAGVLYILAISSLGAYGAIIAGWASNSKYAFLGAMRMTAQMVSYEIAMGFALVTVLMISGSLNLTEIVHGQGRGMLAETPVQFLSWNWLPLLPMFLVYVISGVAECNRSPFDVVEGESEVVAGHMIEYSGMAFALFFLAEYANMILVSLMTAIFFLGGWLSPVSFLPDGFAWLALKTAALLFGFLWYRATFPRYRYDQIMRLGWKVFVPLCIAWMLVIGVWMMSPLNIWK; from the coding sequence ATGATGGAACTCCTCAAGCCCGTGCAGGACGTCCTCGGCCCCTGGTGGCCGCTGGTCTGGACGCTGGTGAAGATCGTCGGCGTGCTGCTGCCGCTGCTGCTCTGCGTGGCCTACATGACCTATGCCGAACGCAAGGTGCTGGCCTACATGCATGTGCGCATCGGCCCGAACCGCATCGGTCCGGTCGGTCTGCTGCAGCCTTTTGCCGATGCGCTGAAGATGATCTTCAAGGAAGTCATCATCCCCGGCAAGTCGAACAAGGCGCTGTTCATCACCGGCCCGGTACTGGCCTTCGCTCCGGCGCTGGCGATCTGGGCGGCGGTGCCTTTCTCCGACGGTTATGTGCTGGCCAACATCGATGCCGGCGTGCTCTACATCCTGGCGATTTCCTCGCTGGGCGCCTATGGCGCGATCATCGCGGGCTGGGCGTCGAACTCCAAATACGCTTTCCTCGGCGCGATGCGCATGACGGCGCAGATGGTGTCGTATGAAATCGCCATGGGCTTCGCGCTGGTGACCGTGCTGATGATTTCCGGCAGCCTCAACTTGACCGAAATCGTCCATGGCCAGGGGCGCGGCATGCTGGCCGAGACGCCCGTGCAATTCCTTTCCTGGAACTGGTTGCCCTTGCTGCCGATGTTCCTGGTGTATGTGATTTCCGGCGTCGCCGAATGCAACCGCAGCCCTTTCGACGTGGTGGAAGGCGAGTCGGAAGTCGTCGCCGGCCACATGATCGAATATTCCGGCATGGCCTTCGCGCTGTTCTTCCTCGCCGAATACGCCAACATGATCCTCGTCTCGCTGATGACGGCGATCTTCTTCCTCGGCGGCTGGCTTTCGCCGGTCAGCTTCCTGCCGGACGGCTTCGCCTGGCTGGCGCTGAAGACGGCGGCCCTGTTGTTCGGCTTTCTCTGGTATCGCGCCACCTTCCCCCGCTACCGCTACGACCAGATCATGCGTCTGGGTTGGAAGGTGTTCGTGCCGCTGTGCATTGCCTGGATGCTGGTTATCGGCGTCTGGATGATGTCGCCGCTCAACATCTGGAAGTGA
- the nuoI gene encoding NADH-quinone oxidoreductase subunit NuoI: MGAMKQFINSLFLTELRAGMAVTWRYLWKPKITIQYPEEKTPQSNRFRGLHALRRYPNGEERCIACKLCEAVCPAMAITIESDERDDGSRRTTRYDIDLTKCIFCGFCEEACPVDAVVLTRIHEYHGEARGDLYYTKQMLLAVGDRNEAQIAKDREQDAQFR; encoded by the coding sequence ATGGGTGCAATGAAACAGTTCATCAACAGTCTGTTCCTCACGGAGTTGCGCGCCGGCATGGCCGTGACCTGGCGGTATCTGTGGAAGCCGAAGATCACCATCCAGTATCCGGAAGAGAAGACCCCGCAGAGCAATCGTTTCCGCGGCCTGCATGCCCTGCGCCGCTATCCGAATGGCGAGGAACGCTGCATTGCCTGCAAGTTGTGCGAAGCCGTCTGCCCGGCGATGGCCATCACCATCGAGTCGGACGAGCGTGACGATGGTTCGCGCCGCACCACGCGCTATGACATCGATCTGACCAAGTGCATCTTCTGCGGCTTCTGCGAGGAAGCCTGTCCGGTCGATGCGGTGGTGCTCACGCGGATTCATGAATACCACGGCGAAGCGCGCGGCGATCTGTACTACACCAAGCAGATGCTGCTGGCGGTGGGCGACAGGAACGAAGCACAGATCGCGAAGGACCGCGAACAGGATGCCCAATTCAGGTAA
- a CDS encoding NADH-quinone oxidoreductase subunit J, producing the protein MDFKIAIFYFLAAVMVFAALRVITARNPVHAVLFLVMAFFNAAGIWLLLQAEFLAIVLVMVYVGAVMVLFLFVVMMIDINIERLREGFWRYLPLGALIGGFMVLEMALVLGGSYFSAGTMPAPAELAADFSNTKQLGRLLFTEYVYPFELASVVLLVAIIAAVMITHRRRSDRKSQRVPSQVAASKSERLRLVNMPSEQESPAAAAEKE; encoded by the coding sequence ATGGACTTCAAAATCGCAATTTTCTATTTCCTTGCTGCCGTGATGGTATTCGCCGCCTTGCGCGTGATCACCGCGCGCAATCCGGTGCATGCCGTCCTCTTTCTGGTGATGGCATTCTTCAATGCCGCCGGTATCTGGCTGCTGCTGCAGGCGGAGTTTCTCGCCATCGTGCTGGTGATGGTGTATGTCGGCGCGGTGATGGTGCTGTTCCTGTTCGTGGTGATGATGATCGACATCAACATCGAGCGGCTGCGTGAAGGCTTCTGGCGCTACTTGCCGCTGGGGGCGCTCATCGGCGGTTTCATGGTGCTGGAAATGGCGCTGGTGCTCGGCGGCAGTTATTTCTCGGCCGGGACCATGCCGGCGCCGGCCGAGCTCGCTGCGGACTTCAGCAATACCAAGCAGCTTGGCCGTCTGTTATTCACCGAATATGTCTATCCGTTCGAACTCGCTTCGGTCGTGCTGCTGGTGGCGATCATTGCCGCCGTGATGATCACGCATCGCCGCCGCAGCGACAGAAAGTCGCAGCGCGTACCGTCACAGGTCGCGGCCAGCAAGAGTGAACGGCTGCGTCTGGTGAACATGCCCAGCGAGCAGGAAAGCCCCGCAGCGGCGGCAGAGAAGGAATAA
- the nuoK gene encoding NADH-quinone oxidoreductase subunit NuoK: MGSLSLSHYLILGAILFAISVVGIFLNRKNLIVLLMAVELMLLAVNINFVAFSHYLGDPNGQLFVLFILTVAAAEAAIGLAILVALFRNLSTIHVDDLDSLKG; this comes from the coding sequence ATGGGCAGCCTGTCTCTCTCACACTATCTGATCCTGGGCGCGATTCTTTTCGCGATCAGCGTCGTCGGCATCTTCCTCAACCGCAAGAACCTCATCGTGTTGCTGATGGCGGTGGAATTGATGCTGCTGGCGGTGAACATCAACTTCGTGGCTTTTTCGCACTACTTGGGCGATCCCAACGGCCAGCTTTTCGTCCTCTTCATCCTGACGGTGGCGGCGGCGGAAGCGGCCATCGGCCTGGCGATCCTGGTGGCGCTGTTCCGCAATCTCTCCACCATCCATGTCGATGACCTCGACAGTCTCAAGGGTTAA